The following are encoded together in the Mammaliicoccus vitulinus genome:
- a CDS encoding DUF3427 domain-containing protein, with product MDNLLEDFNQSLHKGFIDRTISHKGNFMPKLLINNKDENVLSTIINELYKCKSFTISVAFITESGLASLKSHLYDLNQKGIRGKIITSNYLGFNTPKMYKELLKLKNVDVRLTDVNGFHAKGYVFEHEHYASMIVGSSNLTSNALKVNYEHNILLSTQKNGDLVYNVKAQFDELWNKSIPLSDAWIQDYELTYDERNLKNALRITEEQNVIQSNIEQAVKIEPNIMQKEALHSLSELRKAGKNKSLIISATGTGKTILCALDVRSFNPNKFLFIVHNEEILQKATEEFKKVLPFAKNEDFGLLTGKRKETHAKYLFATIQTLSKDDIYNQFDQNHFDYIVYDEAHRSAAKSYQKVFNYFTPDFVLGMTATPERTDSLNIFEMFDYNIAYEIRLQKALESEILCPFHYFGVTDYIHKGKSTDDFSSLTDLTSDERVRHVLEKTQYYGYSGEELKGLIFVSRKDEARDLADKLTLHNVPSVALTGEDNSEKRQKAIEQLKSGEINYIVTVNLFNEGIDIAPVNQIVMLRETESSIIFIQQLGRGLRKSENKEYVTVIDFIGNYKKNYLIPVALSGDQSQNKDNYRRFLTSNTALMGVSTINFEEVAKKKIYDSLKQVKLSAAAHIKQAYNEVEQRIGRTPLLMDFIRQNSIDPSVIYSKDSAYKNYNHFLVRAKKIEEQLNKNENLNLTFLSREIAPGLKNIDHTILSAIIERPHKIDELLAIAQNVDPNVTLEDVQTTLKVLDYSFFSVTIDQTYGKPIITISNDEVALTETFATSLEKLLFKTYVEDIIELAQYNNRTHHGNQNGLLLYNKYTRKDFVKLLNWKSDESGTINGYKFGNNTLPIFITYHKQDDISDNTKYEDEFLSPDELKWFTRSNRKLDSKEVQKILAHQKNNIDMYIFVKKEDVVDGNEYYFLGKAHYLEGTAEETTMPNEKKDNIVTMTLSMETPVKDEIYRYIIEE from the coding sequence ATGGATAATTTATTAGAAGACTTTAATCAGTCGCTACATAAAGGATTTATCGATCGTACAATCTCTCATAAAGGTAATTTCATGCCTAAGTTATTGATTAATAATAAAGATGAGAATGTACTTTCAACGATTATTAACGAACTATATAAATGCAAATCATTTACGATTTCAGTAGCTTTTATTACTGAGAGCGGATTAGCTAGTTTAAAATCTCACCTCTATGATTTGAATCAAAAAGGTATTCGCGGAAAGATTATCACTTCTAATTATTTAGGTTTTAACACACCTAAGATGTATAAAGAGCTATTGAAACTTAAAAATGTTGATGTCAGACTAACCGACGTCAACGGATTTCATGCCAAAGGTTATGTGTTTGAGCATGAACATTATGCTTCTATGATAGTAGGAAGTTCTAATTTAACTTCTAATGCATTAAAAGTAAATTATGAACACAACATCTTACTTTCTACACAAAAGAATGGTGACCTTGTTTATAATGTAAAAGCTCAATTTGATGAATTATGGAACAAGAGCATACCTCTTTCAGATGCTTGGATCCAAGATTATGAACTTACATATGATGAGCGTAATTTAAAAAATGCGCTACGCATTACAGAGGAACAAAATGTTATTCAAAGTAACATCGAACAGGCTGTGAAAATTGAGCCAAACATTATGCAAAAAGAAGCTTTACATTCTTTATCTGAGCTTAGAAAAGCTGGTAAAAACAAGTCGCTCATTATATCTGCGACTGGTACAGGTAAGACAATTTTGTGTGCTTTAGATGTTAGAAGTTTTAATCCAAATAAATTTTTATTTATCGTTCATAATGAAGAAATTTTACAGAAAGCAACAGAAGAATTCAAAAAAGTATTACCTTTTGCTAAAAATGAAGACTTTGGTTTGTTAACAGGTAAGCGTAAAGAAACTCATGCTAAATATTTATTTGCTACAATTCAAACTTTATCCAAAGACGATATTTATAACCAATTTGATCAAAATCATTTTGATTATATCGTATATGATGAAGCACATCGTTCTGCAGCAAAGTCATACCAAAAAGTATTCAACTACTTCACACCTGATTTTGTACTTGGTATGACCGCTACACCTGAAAGAACAGATAGCTTAAATATATTTGAAATGTTTGATTACAATATTGCTTATGAAATTCGATTACAAAAAGCGCTTGAAAGTGAAATACTATGTCCTTTCCATTATTTCGGTGTGACAGACTATATTCATAAAGGAAAATCAACGGATGATTTTAGCAGCTTAACTGATTTAACTTCTGATGAGAGAGTCAGACACGTATTAGAAAAAACACAATACTATGGATATTCCGGTGAAGAATTAAAAGGACTTATATTTGTTAGTAGAAAAGATGAAGCAAGAGATTTAGCTGATAAACTAACATTACATAATGTGCCTTCCGTTGCACTGACAGGTGAAGACAATTCAGAAAAGAGACAAAAAGCGATAGAGCAGCTTAAATCTGGAGAAATCAATTATATCGTAACCGTTAATTTATTTAACGAAGGTATTGATATTGCACCTGTAAACCAAATTGTCATGTTAAGAGAAACTGAATCAAGTATTATTTTCATTCAACAGCTTGGTAGAGGTCTTAGAAAAAGTGAAAACAAAGAATATGTAACGGTAATAGACTTTATAGGTAACTACAAGAAGAACTATCTTATCCCAGTAGCTTTATCGGGTGACCAGTCTCAAAATAAAGATAACTATAGAAGATTTTTAACAAGTAATACTGCATTAATGGGTGTTTCAACAATCAACTTTGAAGAAGTCGCTAAGAAGAAAATATACGATTCACTTAAACAAGTTAAATTAAGTGCCGCAGCTCACATCAAACAAGCATATAACGAAGTTGAACAAAGAATCGGTAGAACACCTCTACTCATGGACTTTATTAGACAGAACTCTATAGATCCAAGTGTTATATATTCAAAAGACAGTGCCTATAAAAACTATAATCATTTCCTTGTTAGAGCAAAGAAAATAGAAGAACAATTAAACAAAAATGAAAACCTCAATTTAACATTTTTATCACGAGAAATTGCACCTGGATTAAAGAATATAGATCATACCATTTTAAGCGCAATAATTGAAAGACCACATAAAATAGATGAACTATTAGCAATCGCTCAAAATGTAGATCCGAACGTTACCTTAGAAGACGTACAAACAACTTTAAAAGTATTAGACTATAGTTTCTTTAGCGTCACTATTGATCAAACATACGGCAAACCAATCATCACCATTTCAAACGATGAAGTAGCATTAACAGAAACCTTTGCTACATCACTTGAAAAGCTACTCTTCAAAACATATGTCGAAGATATAATAGAATTAGCACAATATAACAATAGAACACATCACGGAAACCAAAATGGATTACTACTTTATAACAAATATACGAGAAAAGACTTCGTTAAATTATTAAACTGGAAATCAGACGAATCCGGAACAATCAACGGATATAAATTCGGTAATAATACTTTACCAATTTTCATAACATATCATAAACAAGATGATATTAGTGACAATACAAAATACGAAGACGAATTCCTAAGCCCTGACGAGCTCAAATGGTTCACAAGATCAAATAGAAAGTTAGACTCAAAAGAAGTACAAAAAATATTAGCACATCAAAAGAACAATATAGATATGTATATTTTTGTAAAAAAAGAAGATGTTGTAGATGGAAACGAATATTATTTCCTGGGAAAAGCACACTACTTAGAAGGCACAGCCGAGGAAACAACGATGCCAAACGAGAAAAAAGATAACATCGTAACAATGACATTATCCATGGAAACACCCGTAAAAGATGAGATTTACAGGTATATAATTGAAGAATAG
- a CDS encoding (deoxy)nucleoside triphosphate pyrophosphohydrolase, whose amino-acid sequence MKKQIEVVGAVIFSDNKVLCAQRNENMSLPLMWEFPGGKVEQDESEVDALKREINEEMLCDLEVGDKITSTAYEYDFGIVNLHTYKCKLKEKMPTLTEHKSIKWLNIHELESLEWAPADIPAVKIIVDEG is encoded by the coding sequence TTGAAAAAACAAATCGAAGTTGTTGGTGCTGTTATTTTTTCAGATAATAAAGTTCTTTGTGCGCAAAGAAATGAAAATATGAGTTTACCTCTTATGTGGGAATTCCCTGGTGGTAAAGTTGAACAAGACGAATCTGAAGTTGATGCATTAAAACGTGAAATAAACGAAGAAATGTTATGTGATCTTGAGGTTGGTGATAAAATTACTTCAACTGCTTATGAATATGATTTTGGAATTGTGAATCTTCATACATATAAATGTAAGTTAAAAGAAAAAATGCCTACATTAACTGAACATAAAAGTATTAAATGGTTAAATATTCATGAATTAGAATCATTAGAATGGGCACCGGCAGACATACCAGCTGTAAAAATTATTGTAGATGAGGGATAA